One stretch of Gadus chalcogrammus isolate NIFS_2021 chromosome 14, NIFS_Gcha_1.0, whole genome shotgun sequence DNA includes these proteins:
- the cdhr5a gene encoding cadherin-related family member 5 isoform X2 encodes MEDKPGHKPANLLLRCVLLVAFCNLCRAQKICTVLPGPVFVPENNTVDIVVAKINADSDVRLTIVKNPEDLFFLKEDEVLVKKGLDYESPSGAEAMVVQVQCSRSGSRSVNVSVKVFVQNVNDNPPNFLQDHYVLEVNELSPLNSSVGVVDASDIDSEVLYYRLEPTTDKYFRLENINTPRILVQNILDYDVIQKINLVLHVQDILNGSTSNKPFFTSVATITVHVKDIDNRPPWYQPCVRANLGMAKLCVSTGYKGRVNLTEKEEGNLILEPGPLYAKDGDKNRSESISYKILRGNEGNIFQINEETGNISMVKAADIVGPITLVVLVTIEVMKKSRNPPRFDRERYDGFIYSNSIPESMILRDRTSNRPYRVRAGDEDFATGVNPDVRYEVQYSSYVNVTAEGFVILKRVVKTESFALQLKAVDTTTGEYGTAALTVQVIPAVAVPSQTGGGYRAGDMALLGLIMAAVLILCLIVIGFLISHLWKGNTNVNKLSECLSPCLRSKQHKSGHRDSMQYTNDGFQNEGDPSRGGGGGSRRCAAAKRSTVPQARGRVIPMERRGHHCSSCGLYTNHVPKGSPLARASGRIWEDLETKLKRRKREGQKTVWFKESEDSSDIEVEIIPDTVGRVAEETAEEMDAEMEGGAGETVAATEGSGEGDAKTEPSEDVGAGGSDSAKEGEEVNGGGHEDTGGQA; translated from the exons ATGGAGGACAAACCTGGACACAAACCTGCCAACCTCCTGCTGCGATGCGTGCTGCTCGTCGCCTTCTGCAACCTCTGTCGTGCGCAAAAGA TTTGTACAGTTCTTCCGGGGCCCGTGTTTGTTCCAGAGAACAACACCGTGGATATCGTGGTGGCAAAAATCAACGCCGATAGCGACGTGAGGCTGACCATTGTCAAAAACCCGGAGGATCTCTTCTTCTTAAAGGAGGATGAAGTGCTGGTGAAGAAAGGCCTGGACTATGAG tcCCCATCAGGAGCAGAGGCCATGGTGGTGCAGGTGCAGTGTAGCAGATCAGGCTCCAGATCT gTGAATGTCTCCGTTAAAGTGTTTGTTCAAAACGTCAACGACAACCCGCCAAACTTTCTACAGGACCACTATGTTCTAGAAGTGAATGAG CTCAGCCCCTTGAACTCCAGCGTTGGAGTTGTAGACGCTTCGGATATTGATTCGGAGGTGCTGTACTATCGCTTAGAGCCCACCACA GACAAGTATTTTCGTCTTGAGAACATTAACACTCCGAGGATACTGGTCCAAAACATATTGGACTATGACGTGATACAAAAGATCAATTTGGTTTTGCATGTCCAG GACATACTCAACGGTTCGACCTCCAATAAGCCCTTCTTCACATCGGTGGCCACAATCACAGTCCATGTGAAGGACATTGACAACAGGCCTCCATGGTACCAGCCCTGTGTGAGGGCCAACTTAGGAATGGCAAAGTTATGTGTCAGCACCGGCTATAAGGGCAGAGTCAACCTGACCGAGAAAGAG GAGGGGAACTTGATACTGGAGCCAGGTCCTCTGTACGCAAAGGATGGAGACAAGAATCGAAGCGAGTCCATAAGCTATAAAATACTCAGAG GGAACGAGGGCAATATCTTCCAGATTAATGAAGAAACAGGAAACATCTCCATGGTGAAGGCTGCTGACATCGTCGGTCCAATCACTCTCGTTGTTCTG GTGACCATAGAGGTGATGAAGAAGAGCCGGAACCCACCCCGTTTCGACCGGGAACGATATGACGGCTTCATCTATAGCAACTCCATACCGGAGAGCATGATCCTGCGAGACCGCACCTCCAACCGACCCTACAGGGTCCGGGCGGGGGATGAGGACTTTGCTACT GGAGTGAACCCAGATGTCCGGTACGAGGTGCAGTACAGCAGTTATGTCAACGTCACCGCTGAGGGCTTTGTCATTCTTAAGCGAGTGGTGAAGACCGAATCCTTCGCACTGCAG CTCAAGGCTGTGGACACCACAACGGGGGAGTACGGTACAGCTGCCCTCACAGTTCAGGTTATACCTG CGGTGGCTGTCCCCTCCCAAACCGGGGGAGGCTACCGGGCGGGGGACATGGCTCTCCTGGGTCTGATCATGGCAGCCGTGCTGATTCTCTGCCTCATCGTGATTGGCTTCCTGATTTCGCACTTGTGGAAGGGGAACACCAACGTCAATAAGCTATCTGAG tgCCTGAGCCCTTGCCTGCGCTCCAAGCAGCACAAGAGCGGCCACAGGGACTCCATGCAGTACACTAACGATGGCTTCCAGAACGAGGGCGACCCGagtcgcggcggcggcggcgggagccGGCGCTGTGCCGCCGCCAAGCGTAGCACCGTCCCGCAGGCCAGGGGACGGGTCATCCCCATGGAGCGCCGGGGCCACCACTGCTCCTCGTGCGGCCTCTACACCAACCACGTGCCCAAGGGAAGCCCCCTGGCGCGGGCCTCGGGCCGGATCTGGGAGGACCTGGAGACCAAGCTCAAgcggaggaagagggaggggcagaAGACTGTGTGGTTCAAGGAGAGCGAGGACTCCTCGGACATCGAGGTGGAGATAATCCCCGACACGGTGGGCCGGGTGGCCGAGGAGACGGCGGAGGAGATGGACGCCGAGATGGAAGGGGGGGCCGGGGAAACGGTGGCGGCGACAGAGGGTAGCGGGGAAGGGGACGCAAAAACGGAACCTAGTGAGGATGTGGGCGCCGGAGGTAGTGACTCTgccaaggagggagaggaggtgaacgGAGGAGGACACGAGGACACCGGGGGTCAAGCGTAA
- the cdhr5a gene encoding cadherin-related family member 5 isoform X1 translates to MEDKPGHKPANLLLRCVLLVAFCNLCRAQKICTVLPGPVFVPENNTVDIVVAKINADSDVRLTIVKNPEDLFFLKEDEVLVKKGLDYESPSGAEAMVVQVQCSRSGSRSVNVSVKVFVQNVNDNPPNFLQDHYVLEVNELSPLNSSVGVVDASDIDSEVLYYRLEPTTDKYFRLENINTPRILVQNILDYDVIQKINLVLHVQDILNGSTSNKPFFTSVATITVHVKDIDNRPPWYQPCVRANLGMAKLCVSTGYKGRVNLTEKEEGNLILEPGPLYAKDGDKNRSESISYKILRGNEGNIFQINEETGNISMVKAADIVGPITLVVLASQVTNRDQFAMTQVTIEVMKKSRNPPRFDRERYDGFIYSNSIPESMILRDRTSNRPYRVRAGDEDFATGVNPDVRYEVQYSSYVNVTAEGFVILKRVVKTESFALQLKAVDTTTGEYGTAALTVQVIPAVAVPSQTGGGYRAGDMALLGLIMAAVLILCLIVIGFLISHLWKGNTNVNKLSECLSPCLRSKQHKSGHRDSMQYTNDGFQNEGDPSRGGGGGSRRCAAAKRSTVPQARGRVIPMERRGHHCSSCGLYTNHVPKGSPLARASGRIWEDLETKLKRRKREGQKTVWFKESEDSSDIEVEIIPDTVGRVAEETAEEMDAEMEGGAGETVAATEGSGEGDAKTEPSEDVGAGGSDSAKEGEEVNGGGHEDTGGQA, encoded by the exons ATGGAGGACAAACCTGGACACAAACCTGCCAACCTCCTGCTGCGATGCGTGCTGCTCGTCGCCTTCTGCAACCTCTGTCGTGCGCAAAAGA TTTGTACAGTTCTTCCGGGGCCCGTGTTTGTTCCAGAGAACAACACCGTGGATATCGTGGTGGCAAAAATCAACGCCGATAGCGACGTGAGGCTGACCATTGTCAAAAACCCGGAGGATCTCTTCTTCTTAAAGGAGGATGAAGTGCTGGTGAAGAAAGGCCTGGACTATGAG tcCCCATCAGGAGCAGAGGCCATGGTGGTGCAGGTGCAGTGTAGCAGATCAGGCTCCAGATCT gTGAATGTCTCCGTTAAAGTGTTTGTTCAAAACGTCAACGACAACCCGCCAAACTTTCTACAGGACCACTATGTTCTAGAAGTGAATGAG CTCAGCCCCTTGAACTCCAGCGTTGGAGTTGTAGACGCTTCGGATATTGATTCGGAGGTGCTGTACTATCGCTTAGAGCCCACCACA GACAAGTATTTTCGTCTTGAGAACATTAACACTCCGAGGATACTGGTCCAAAACATATTGGACTATGACGTGATACAAAAGATCAATTTGGTTTTGCATGTCCAG GACATACTCAACGGTTCGACCTCCAATAAGCCCTTCTTCACATCGGTGGCCACAATCACAGTCCATGTGAAGGACATTGACAACAGGCCTCCATGGTACCAGCCCTGTGTGAGGGCCAACTTAGGAATGGCAAAGTTATGTGTCAGCACCGGCTATAAGGGCAGAGTCAACCTGACCGAGAAAGAG GAGGGGAACTTGATACTGGAGCCAGGTCCTCTGTACGCAAAGGATGGAGACAAGAATCGAAGCGAGTCCATAAGCTATAAAATACTCAGAG GGAACGAGGGCAATATCTTCCAGATTAATGAAGAAACAGGAAACATCTCCATGGTGAAGGCTGCTGACATCGTCGGTCCAATCACTCTCGTTGTTCTG GCTTCTCAAGTGACCAACCGGGATCAGTTTGCCATGACACAGGTGACCATAGAGGTGATGAAGAAGAGCCGGAACCCACCCCGTTTCGACCGGGAACGATATGACGGCTTCATCTATAGCAACTCCATACCGGAGAGCATGATCCTGCGAGACCGCACCTCCAACCGACCCTACAGGGTCCGGGCGGGGGATGAGGACTTTGCTACT GGAGTGAACCCAGATGTCCGGTACGAGGTGCAGTACAGCAGTTATGTCAACGTCACCGCTGAGGGCTTTGTCATTCTTAAGCGAGTGGTGAAGACCGAATCCTTCGCACTGCAG CTCAAGGCTGTGGACACCACAACGGGGGAGTACGGTACAGCTGCCCTCACAGTTCAGGTTATACCTG CGGTGGCTGTCCCCTCCCAAACCGGGGGAGGCTACCGGGCGGGGGACATGGCTCTCCTGGGTCTGATCATGGCAGCCGTGCTGATTCTCTGCCTCATCGTGATTGGCTTCCTGATTTCGCACTTGTGGAAGGGGAACACCAACGTCAATAAGCTATCTGAG tgCCTGAGCCCTTGCCTGCGCTCCAAGCAGCACAAGAGCGGCCACAGGGACTCCATGCAGTACACTAACGATGGCTTCCAGAACGAGGGCGACCCGagtcgcggcggcggcggcgggagccGGCGCTGTGCCGCCGCCAAGCGTAGCACCGTCCCGCAGGCCAGGGGACGGGTCATCCCCATGGAGCGCCGGGGCCACCACTGCTCCTCGTGCGGCCTCTACACCAACCACGTGCCCAAGGGAAGCCCCCTGGCGCGGGCCTCGGGCCGGATCTGGGAGGACCTGGAGACCAAGCTCAAgcggaggaagagggaggggcagaAGACTGTGTGGTTCAAGGAGAGCGAGGACTCCTCGGACATCGAGGTGGAGATAATCCCCGACACGGTGGGCCGGGTGGCCGAGGAGACGGCGGAGGAGATGGACGCCGAGATGGAAGGGGGGGCCGGGGAAACGGTGGCGGCGACAGAGGGTAGCGGGGAAGGGGACGCAAAAACGGAACCTAGTGAGGATGTGGGCGCCGGAGGTAGTGACTCTgccaaggagggagaggaggtgaacgGAGGAGGACACGAGGACACCGGGGGTCAAGCGTAA
- the ctsd gene encoding cathepsin D, whose product MRVLSLLTFAALALISHALIRIPLKKFRSIRRQLTDSGRTSEELLAPKHSLKYNFGFPSSNAPTPETLKNFFDAQYYGEIGLGTPPQIFTVVFDTGSSNLWVPSIHCAFTDIACWLHHKYNSAKSSTYVKNGTEFAIQYGSGSLSGYLSQDTCTIGDLSIDKQVFGEAIKQPGIAFIAAKFDGILGMAYPRISVDGVVPVFDSLMAQKKVDQNVFSFYLNRNPDSEPGGELLLGGTDPKYYTGDFNYVNVSRQAYWQIHMDGMGVGSQLSLCKGGCEAIVDTGTSLITGPAEEVRALQKAIGATPIIQGEYMVSCDKIPTLPVITFTVGGQSYSLTGEQYVLKESQGGKTICLSGFMGLDIPAPAGPLWILGDVFIGQYYTAFDRDNNRVGFAKAKST is encoded by the exons ATGAGAGTGTTATCCTTGCTTACGTTTGCTGCTCTAGCCCTGATCAGCCATGCACTTATTCG AATCCCCTTGAAGAAATTCCGCTCCATCCGAAGACAGCTGACGGACTCCGGGAGGACATCAGAGGAGCTCCTGGCTCCCAAACACTCCCTCAAGTACAACTTTGGCTTCCCCTCCAGTAACGCACCCACTCCAGAAACCCTGAAGAACTTCTTCGAC GCCCAGTATTACGGAGAGATCGGTCTAGGCACTCCCCCTCAGATCTTCACTGTGGTGTTCGACACAGGCTCATCCAATCTGTGGGTTCCCTCAATTCACTGCGCCTTCACCGACATCGCCTGCT GGCTGCACCACAAGTACAACTCTGCTAAGTCCAGCACGTACGTGAAAAATGGCACAGAATTTGCCATCCAGTACGGATCTGGCAGCTTGTCTGGCTACCTCAGTCAGGATACGTGCACA ATTGGAGACCTATCCATTGACAAACAGGTTTTCGGAGAGGCCATCAAGCAGCCAGGCATAGCCTTCATTGCTGCCAAGTTTGATGGCATCCTTGGCATGGCTTACCCACGCATCTCAGTGGATGGGGTGGTGCCAGTGTTTGACAGCCTCATGGCCCAGAAGAAGGTGGACCAGAATGTTTTCTCCTTCTACCTCAACAG GAACCCGGACTCCGAGCCCGGTGGTGAGCTGCTGCTGGGAGGAACCGACCCCAAGTACTACACTGGAGACTTCAACTACGTCAACGTCAGCCGCCAGGCCTACTGGCAGATCCACATGGACGG GATGGGAGTGGGTAGCCAATTGAGCCTGTGCAAGGGGGGCTGTGAGGCCATTGTGGACACTGGCACGTCCCTCATCACGGGCCCCGCGGAGGAGGTCCGGGCCCTGCAGAAGGCCATCGGAGCCACGCCCATTATCCAGGGAGAG TACATGGTGAGCTGTGACAAGATCCCCACGCTGCCCGTCATCACCTTCACCGTGGGTGGACAGTCCTACTCCCTGACGGGAGAGCAGTATGTCCTCAAG GAAAGCCAAGGGGGTAAAACCATCTGTCTGAGCGGTTTCATGGGCCTGGACATCCCTGCCCCGGCTGGGCCCCTGTGGATTCTGGGAGATGTATTCATTGGCCAATATTACACCGCCTTCGACCGCGATAACAACAGAGTGGGCTTTGCTAAAGCTAAGTCAACTTAG
- the adra2db gene encoding alpha-2Db adrenergic receptor, which yields MDITAIGPPFMTTVSVQNSSLEGFNHTAPSPQYPEPPHSRWASTAIVLLVTVIILGTVVGNVLVVVAVITSRALRAPQNLFLVSLASADILVATSVIPFSLANEVMGYWFFGPTWCSFYLALDVLFCTSSIVHLCAISLDRYWSVTKAVSYNRKRTPKRVKTMISVVWLISIVISSPPLLMHHQEEPDRSRPDEKDTLQQKCLLNNQTWYILSSCLVSFFAPGVIMILVYCKIYRVAKQRASTVFVAKNGMDRRPSHSETCFDPASGNFQGGGSGLARSWFQTESPRAVCRHSSAIGGGLGDGHRRRELEDIELEEKSCKSETKTSSSSSLSYFGPSCVFSRRASGRAATEEEEEEEEAGRVKGTANTLQPPPAPHAPSCPSLSWVSTSDQCSHHLLLPSPLPPPGSHVSLSKTKVAQMREKRFTFVLAVVMGVFVLCWFPFFFTYSLHAVCREKCPIPDTLFNLFFWIGYCNSCLNPIIYTIFNRDFRRAFKKILCQARKGK from the exons ATGGACATTACAGCGATCGGGCCACCTTTCATGACAACGGTATCGGTGCAAAACTCTTCTTTGGAGGGCTTTAACCACACAGCCCCTTCGCCACAATATCCTGAACCGCCGCACTCCAGGTGGGCATCAACGGCAATCGTCTTGCTGGTCACGGTGATCATCCTGGGGACAGTGGTGGGcaatgtgttggtggtggtggccgtgATCACCAGCCGAGCTCTGCGTGCTCCCCAGAACCTGTTCCTAGTGTCCCTGGCGTCTGCAGACATCCTGGTGGCCACCTCGGTGATTCCCTTCTCCTTGGCCAATGag GTCATGGGCTACTGGTTCTTTGGTCCCACCTGGTGCTCCTTCTACCTCGCTCTGGATGTTCTATTTTGCACCTCCTCCATTGTCCACCTGTGCGCCATCAGTCTCGACCGCTACTGGTCTGTCACCAAGGCCGTCAGCTACAACCGCAAGAGGACGCCCAAGCGCGTTAAGACCATGATCAGCGTCGTGTGGCTGATCTCCATCGTCATCTCATCGCCGCCCCTGCTCATGCACCATCAGGAGGAACCGGACAGGAGCCGGCCGGACGAAAAGGACACCCTGCAGCAGAAGTGTCTCCTCAACAACCAGACCTGGTacatcctctcctcctgcctGGTGTCTTTCTTCGCCCCGGGGGTCATCATGATCCTGGTCTACTGCAAGATCTACCGCGTGGCCAAGCAGAGAGCCTCCACCGTGTTCGTGGCGAAGAACGGGATGGACCGGCGGCCGTCGCACTCGGAGACCTGCTTTGACCCCGCCAGCGGGAACTTCCAGGGGGGCGGCTCGGGCCTGGCCCGGTCCTGGTTTCAGACGGAGAGCCCGCGCGCCGTGTGCCGCCACAGCTCGGCCATCGGGGGCGGCCTCGGCGACGGCCACCGGCGCAGAGAGCTGGAGGACAtagagctggaggagaagagctGCAAGTCCGAGACCaaaacgtcctcctcctcgtccttgtCTTATTTCGGCCCGTCCTGCGTGTTCTCCAGGAGAGCGAGCGGCAGGGCggcgacggaggaggaggaggaggaggaggaggcggggagggTTAAAGGGACGGCGAacaccctccagccccccccggctcctcacgctccctcctgcccctccttgTCATGGGTGTCGACGTCGGACCAGtgctcccaccacctcctcctgccctcTCCGCTGCCTCCGCCGGGCAGCCACGTCTCCCTGTCCAAAACCAAAGTGGCTCAGATGAGGGAGAAGCGCTTCACCTTCGTGCTGGCTGTGGTGATGGGGGTCTTTGTCCTGTGCTGGTTCCCCTTCTTCTTCACCTACAGCCTCCATGCCGTGTGCAGGGAGAAGTGCCCGATCCCCGACACACTCTTCAACCTGTTCTTTTGGATTGGCTACTGCAACAGCTGCCTCAACCCAATCATATACACCATCTTCAACAGAGACTTCAGAAGGGCCTTCAAGAAGATTTTATGTCAGGCCCGTAAGGGAAAATAG